The sequence GCAATGCAAACCCCTATGGTTGTACGCCCCATTGCTGGGCTAATGATTTTCGCACATCATGAAAATCTTCCCAGGCAAAATACGGTGTCTCGGATTCTTGCAGGTAAATCGCTAATCGATCGCGGGCAAATACGACCGGCACGTTCAATGCCATATTCAAATCGGTGATCGAATCGCCGATGGCGATCGCTTCATCACAGTCATATTCCGCGATGATTTTCACTTTAGAAACTAATTCCGTTCCGTCCTCAAATGGGGAAACCGCTTTGAGTCGTTCACCGCTGGTCTCTAGCTGTACGGCATGGACCCCGGCCATGCGCTTGACTAGATCGCCCAGAATTGTCTCGACCATCACCTGCACCCCGCCCGAAATCACCACAAATGGCACGGATTGACGATCGAGAAAATCGAGCAATTCCGGTAATCCTGGTCGCATTACGGCTTTCGCCTTGGAAAACGCAATTAATTCGGGATACTGCGTTGATGGAATCGATTCGAGTAACTGCCGCACGCCCTCCCGGAGAGTCAACCGTCGTGCATACATCTCCGGCATTAATTGCTCGGCCAATGACGGCGTAAATTTGCGTAGTAGCGCCACAAAGGTTTCTTCGGCGCTAATTGTGCCATCAAAGTCGCAGAAGACAATGCGTTTCATGAAAGAAGATGGGAAGAGTTGAATGGTGATCGATTGTTGATTATGGCAGATCGTGGATCATCCATGCTGTCTGCTGGCATGCCGGC comes from Romeriopsis navalis LEGE 11480 and encodes:
- a CDS encoding HAD-IB family phosphatase encodes the protein MKRIVFCDFDGTISAEETFVALLRKFTPSLAEQLMPEMYARRLTLREGVRQLLESIPSTQYPELIAFSKAKAVMRPGLPELLDFLDRQSVPFVVISGGVQVMVETILGDLVKRMAGVHAVQLETSGERLKAVSPFEDGTELVSKVKIIAEYDCDEAIAIGDSITDLNMALNVPVVFARDRLAIYLQESETPYFAWEDFHDVRKSLAQQWGVQP